A window of Candidatus Pantoea floridensis contains these coding sequences:
- the hemL gene encoding glutamate-1-semialdehyde 2,1-aminomutase, with protein MSKSENLYAAAQRLIPGGVNSPVRAFTGVGGVPLFIERADGAYLYDADGKGYIDYVGSWGPMVLGHNNANIRNAVIKAAARGLSFGAPTEMEVKMAELVCELVPSMDMVRMVNSGTEATMSAIRLARGFTHRDKIIKFEGCYHGHADCLLVKAGSGALTLGQPNSPGVPADFAKHTLTCTYNDLSTVRAAFEQYPKDIACIIVEPVAGNMNCIPPQPDFLPGLRALCDEFGALLIIDEVMTGFRVALGGAQAYYDVTPDLTCLGKIIGGGMPVGAFGGRRDVMDALAPTGPVYQAGTLSGNPIAMAAGFACLTQIAQPGTHSTLTDLTTQLAEGLLAAAKAENIPLVINHVGGMFGIFFTDAQEVTCYQDVTQCDVERFKRFFHLMLEEGVYLAPSAFEAGFMSLAHSKEDIQRTIDAARRSFAQL; from the coding sequence ATGAGTAAGTCAGAAAACCTGTATGCCGCAGCGCAACGCCTGATCCCCGGCGGTGTGAACTCCCCGGTACGTGCCTTTACCGGTGTGGGCGGCGTGCCGCTGTTCATCGAACGCGCTGACGGTGCCTATCTTTATGATGCCGACGGCAAAGGCTATATCGATTATGTCGGTTCCTGGGGCCCGATGGTGCTGGGGCATAACAACGCCAACATCCGCAATGCGGTGATTAAAGCGGCCGCGCGCGGTTTGAGCTTCGGCGCACCGACCGAGATGGAAGTCAAAATGGCCGAGCTGGTGTGCGAACTGGTGCCAAGTATGGACATGGTACGTATGGTGAACTCCGGCACCGAAGCCACCATGAGCGCCATTCGCCTGGCGCGCGGCTTCACCCATCGCGACAAAATCATCAAATTCGAAGGCTGCTACCACGGTCACGCCGATTGCCTGCTGGTGAAAGCCGGTTCTGGCGCGCTGACCCTTGGCCAGCCAAACTCGCCGGGTGTACCGGCCGATTTCGCCAAACACACGCTGACCTGCACCTATAACGATCTCAGCACCGTACGTGCCGCATTCGAGCAATATCCTAAGGATATCGCCTGTATCATCGTGGAACCGGTGGCAGGCAACATGAACTGCATTCCACCACAGCCAGACTTCCTGCCGGGCCTGCGTGCGTTGTGCGACGAATTTGGTGCGCTGCTGATCATTGACGAAGTGATGACCGGCTTCCGCGTGGCATTGGGCGGTGCTCAGGCTTATTACGACGTCACGCCCGATCTCACTTGCCTGGGTAAAATCATCGGCGGCGGTATGCCAGTAGGCGCGTTTGGCGGTCGTCGTGATGTCATGGATGCGCTGGCACCCACCGGTCCGGTTTATCAGGCCGGTACATTGTCCGGTAACCCAATTGCGATGGCGGCGGGCTTTGCCTGCCTGACGCAGATTGCACAACCGGGCACGCACAGCACGCTGACCGATCTGACCACGCAATTAGCAGAAGGTCTGCTGGCAGCGGCGAAAGCCGAAAACATCCCGCTGGTGATCAATCACGTTGGCGGCATGTTTGGTATTTTCTTCACCGATGCGCAAGAAGTGACGTGCTATCAAGACGTAACGCAGTGCGATGTTGAGCGCTTTAAGCGCTTCTTCCACCTGATGCTGGAAGAAGGCGTCTACCTCGCACCATCAGCGTTCGAAGCGGGCTTTATGTCGCTGGCGCACAGTAAGGAAGATATTCAGCGCACCATCGATGCGGCGCGCCGCAGCTTCGCGCAGCTGTAA
- the fhuB gene encoding Fe(3+)-hydroxamate ABC transporter permease FhuB: MRNRLFPVALLSTLCLLALALTFINLRNALPIEQWPQGFFAPDINNIQQVVFHHSMLSRLALALLVGAGLGLAGLLFQQVLRNPLAEPTTLGVSSGAQLGITVATLWQLPGGELTQQFAAMGGAVMVGVLVFGVAWGKRLSPVTLILAGLVLSLYAGSVNQIFAIFNHDQLQNMFLWSTGALNQLDGHNVAQLWPRLLLAFVVALALLRPLTLMGLDDGVAKNLGLALSAARIAALALAILLSAQLVNVAGIIGFIGLFAPLLAKMLGGRRLLSRMLLAPLIGALLLWLADQAVQWLTGHWREVSTGTATALIGVPILLWLLPRLRTGSVPPALNQGDNVPAERQNVLRWCLTGLLILALLSWIGITFGRDAQGFSWVSGDMLQQLLPWRAPRVLAALVVGMMLGVAGALIQRLTGNPMASPEVLGISSGAACGVVVMMFFVPGDAVAWLLPAGALGAALTLLVIMLVASRGGFSPERMLLAGMALNSAFVTLLMVLLASGDPRMGGLLSWISGSTYNINMQQAVQSAVVGIVLIALAPLASRWLTLLPLGSATARSAGMALTTSRLCLLLLAAALTATATLTIGPLSFVGLMAPHIVRMLGFRRALPQVLMAGLLGGGLMIFADWCGRMLAFPDQIPAGLMATFFGAPYFIWLLRRA; the protein is encoded by the coding sequence ATGCGCAATCGTCTTTTTCCCGTCGCGCTGCTGAGTACGCTATGTCTGCTGGCGCTGGCGCTAACGTTTATTAACTTACGTAACGCATTGCCGATCGAACAGTGGCCGCAGGGATTTTTTGCGCCCGATATTAACAACATCCAGCAAGTGGTCTTTCATCACAGCATGTTGTCGCGTTTAGCGCTGGCGCTGCTGGTCGGTGCGGGCTTGGGATTGGCCGGCTTGCTGTTCCAGCAGGTACTGCGCAATCCGTTGGCAGAACCCACTACGCTCGGCGTATCGTCCGGTGCGCAGCTTGGTATTACCGTGGCAACGCTGTGGCAGCTGCCGGGTGGCGAGCTGACACAGCAGTTTGCAGCGATGGGTGGCGCGGTGATGGTCGGGGTTTTGGTCTTTGGGGTTGCCTGGGGCAAACGTCTTTCGCCGGTGACGCTGATTCTTGCCGGTTTGGTGCTGAGTCTGTATGCCGGTTCGGTGAACCAGATCTTCGCTATCTTCAATCACGATCAGCTGCAGAACATGTTCCTGTGGAGTACCGGTGCGCTCAATCAGCTTGATGGGCACAACGTGGCGCAGCTATGGCCGCGTCTGCTGCTGGCGTTTGTGGTGGCGCTGGCGCTGCTGCGTCCGCTGACGCTAATGGGGCTGGACGATGGTGTAGCGAAAAACCTCGGTCTGGCGCTATCGGCGGCGCGAATTGCCGCATTAGCGCTGGCAATTTTGCTTAGCGCGCAGCTGGTCAATGTGGCGGGTATTATCGGCTTTATCGGCCTGTTTGCGCCGCTGCTGGCGAAGATGCTCGGCGGACGTCGCTTACTTAGCCGCATGCTGCTGGCCCCGCTGATTGGTGCGCTGCTGCTGTGGCTGGCGGATCAAGCCGTGCAGTGGCTGACCGGCCACTGGCGTGAAGTCTCTACCGGCACGGCGACCGCGCTGATTGGCGTGCCAATTCTGCTGTGGCTGCTACCGCGACTGCGCACGGGCTCGGTGCCACCTGCGCTCAATCAGGGTGACAATGTGCCTGCCGAGCGGCAGAACGTGTTGCGCTGGTGCCTGACTGGCTTACTGATTCTGGCGCTGTTGAGCTGGATTGGCATCACTTTTGGGCGTGACGCGCAAGGCTTTAGCTGGGTGAGCGGCGATATGCTGCAACAGCTGCTGCCGTGGCGCGCTCCGCGCGTACTGGCCGCGCTGGTGGTCGGGATGATGCTTGGCGTAGCAGGCGCGCTGATTCAGCGGCTGACCGGTAACCCCATGGCAAGCCCGGAAGTGCTGGGCATCAGCTCGGGGGCCGCGTGCGGCGTCGTGGTGATGATGTTCTTCGTCCCGGGCGATGCCGTGGCATGGCTGCTGCCCGCCGGCGCGCTCGGTGCGGCCCTGACGCTGCTGGTGATTATGCTGGTGGCGAGTCGCGGCGGGTTTTCGCCAGAACGCATGTTGCTGGCGGGTATGGCGCTCAACAGCGCCTTCGTGACGTTATTGATGGTGCTGTTGGCGAGTGGCGATCCGCGCATGGGCGGCTTACTGAGCTGGATTTCTGGCTCAACCTACAACATCAATATGCAGCAGGCCGTTCAAAGTGCAGTGGTTGGCATAGTGCTGATTGCCCTGGCGCCGCTGGCGAGCCGCTGGCTGACATTGCTACCACTTGGCAGCGCCACTGCGCGTTCGGCAGGCATGGCGCTGACCACATCACGCCTCTGTTTGCTGCTGCTGGCGGCAGCGCTAACCGCCACAGCCACCTTAACCATTGGGCCGCTGAGTTTTGTGGGCCTGATGGCACCCCACATTGTAAGAATGCTCGGCTTCCGCCGCGCGTTACCGCAGGTGCTGATGGCAGGTTTACTGGGCGGCGGATTGATGATCTTCGCCGATTGGTGCGGCAGGATGCTGGCGTTCCCGGATCAGATTCCAGCAGGGCTGATGGCCACCTTCTTCGGCGCACCATATTTTATCTGGCTGCTGAGAAGGGCATAG
- the fhuD gene encoding Fe(3+)-hydroxamate ABC transporter substrate-binding protein FhuD, with amino-acid sequence MLDISRRRLLTALALSPFMSALPLRAALPDAQRILALEWLPVELLMALGVVPLGVADMHNYNVWVGDPPLPSRVIDLGLRTEPNLELMTQLEPSLILHSNGYGPALDKLQRIAPTMGFDLNSGDGKPLTTARHSLHALGARIGREAQAAAHLQYVDAQLAAARERLKPWANRPVLLMSLMDSRHAITFGKNSLFLEVMEILGLRNAWQGETNFWGSAVVGLERLAEVGDVQVICFDHDNERDMQQVMKTALWQALPFVRGGRFQRVPAVWYYGATYSALKFVSVLEHALESQ; translated from the coding sequence ATGTTAGACATCTCTCGCCGCCGCCTACTGACGGCGCTGGCGCTCTCACCCTTCATGTCCGCGCTACCGCTGCGAGCGGCATTGCCGGATGCACAACGCATTCTGGCGCTGGAGTGGCTGCCGGTGGAGCTGCTGATGGCGCTCGGCGTGGTGCCACTCGGCGTGGCTGATATGCACAACTACAACGTGTGGGTGGGCGATCCACCACTGCCATCCCGCGTGATTGACCTGGGGTTACGCACCGAACCTAATCTTGAGCTAATGACCCAGCTCGAACCTTCACTGATTCTGCACTCCAATGGTTACGGCCCGGCGCTGGATAAGTTGCAGCGCATTGCGCCAACCATGGGTTTTGACCTCAATAGCGGCGATGGCAAACCGTTAACCACCGCGCGCCACTCGTTACATGCGCTGGGAGCAAGGATTGGGCGAGAAGCGCAGGCAGCTGCGCATCTACAGTATGTGGATGCGCAGCTGGCGGCAGCGCGTGAGCGCCTTAAGCCGTGGGCCAATCGCCCGGTGCTCTTGATGTCGCTAATGGATAGTCGCCATGCCATCACCTTCGGTAAAAACAGCCTGTTTCTCGAAGTGATGGAGATCCTCGGGTTGCGGAATGCCTGGCAGGGCGAAACCAACTTTTGGGGCAGCGCGGTCGTCGGGCTGGAGCGGTTGGCGGAGGTCGGTGATGTACAGGTGATTTGCTTCGATCACGACAACGAGCGCGATATGCAGCAAGTCATGAAAACCGCGTTGTGGCAGGCGCTGCCGTTTGTGCGCGGCGGACGTTTCCAGCGCGTTCCGGCGGTGTGGTATTACGGTGCGACCTATTCGGCGCTGAAATTTGTTAGCGTGCTGGAACACGCGCTGGAGTCGCAATGA
- the fhuC gene encoding Fe3+-hydroxamate ABC transporter ATP-binding protein FhuC, with translation MQHPHHAETTFRLDNVSFRVPGRTLLHPLSLTFAPGKVTALIGHNGSGKSTLLKMLGRHHAASEGRVLLNEDAVENWGSKDFARQVAYLPQQLPAAEGMTVRELVAIGRYPWHGALGRYGQEDRDRVDEAITLVGLKPFAGRLVDSLSGGERQRAWLAMLVAQNSRCLLLDEPTSALDIAHQVDVLALIQRLSRERGLTVIAVLHDLNMAARYCDRLVALRGGEVIAAGGPEVIMQADVLGNIYGIPMGILPHPQGGAPVSFVY, from the coding sequence ATGCAGCATCCGCATCACGCAGAAACCACTTTCAGGCTCGATAACGTTAGTTTTCGGGTGCCTGGCCGCACGCTCCTTCATCCGCTGTCTCTCACCTTTGCGCCCGGCAAAGTCACGGCGCTGATCGGTCACAACGGCTCCGGCAAATCTACGCTGCTGAAAATGCTCGGCCGTCACCATGCGGCGAGTGAAGGGCGTGTACTGCTGAATGAAGATGCGGTGGAAAACTGGGGCAGTAAAGATTTTGCGCGCCAGGTCGCGTATCTGCCGCAGCAGCTGCCAGCGGCAGAGGGGATGACGGTGCGTGAACTGGTGGCGATTGGCCGTTATCCGTGGCACGGCGCGCTGGGGCGTTATGGTCAGGAAGATCGCGATCGGGTGGACGAAGCGATTACGCTGGTGGGATTAAAACCCTTTGCCGGACGTCTGGTGGATAGCCTTTCCGGCGGCGAGCGGCAGCGCGCGTGGCTGGCGATGCTGGTGGCGCAAAACAGCCGCTGTCTGCTGCTGGATGAACCCACGTCAGCGCTGGATATCGCCCATCAGGTTGATGTGCTGGCGCTGATCCAACGACTCAGCCGCGAGCGCGGGCTAACGGTGATTGCGGTACTGCACGATCTCAACATGGCGGCACGCTATTGCGATCGTTTAGTGGCGCTGCGTGGCGGTGAAGTGATTGCCGCAGGCGGCCCCGAAGTGATCATGCAGGCTGATGTGCTGGGCAACATCTACGGTATTCCGATGGGGATTTTGCCTCATCCGCAGGGCGGCGCGCCCGTCAGTTTCGTGTACTGA
- the fhuA gene encoding ferrichrome porin FhuA, with protein MNTRSTNPCFLRPSSPRRPLAWLISLTLGTLSAQALAEDTVVVSADGGSAVAQESAWGPSPTIAAKRSATGTKTDTPIEKTPQSISVVTQEEMAMKNVTSVKGAFNYTPGVLTGNRGSSNVIDALSIRGFSETNTNQYLDGLKLQGDNYSEFAIDPYFLERAELLRGPVSVLYGKSNPGGVVSLVSKRPTQETLREVQFQMGTDNLFSTGFDFGGSIDDDGVYSYRLTGLAHSADAQQDMNKEKRYTIAPSFSWRPDENTRFDLLTYFQNEPETGYYGWLPRQGTVVGIKRPDGSEYKLPTNFDEGEDSNKISRNTKMVGYNFEHSFNDTWTVRQNLRYADLRTDYRSIYGSNFNPDTLEIIRGSAVSNEKLNQFAVDNQAQAKFATGQVDHTLLLGVDFQRTRNDIDAQFGTASPLSAVNPHYGDDSVTPFDDPYQHLNKQRQTGLYAQDQMEWNRWVLTLGGRYDYAMNSVYDRVTDKVDRQNDQAFTWRGGLNYVFDNGIAPYFSYSEAFIPNSGSTWDGLAFDPSRAKQYEAGVKYVPKDRPVVLTAAVYQLTKTKNLTADPDTVNHPFASIQSGEIRSRGVELEAKAALNANINMTASYTYTDAEYTEDTNLKGKTPNQVPKHMASLWTDYTFHETALSGVTVGAGVRYVGESKGIYSPNDAANVNQNFDVAGYTTVDAALKYDLARFGMPGSTIGVNVNNLFDREYVASCYREYACYWGAERQIVGTATFRF; from the coding sequence ATGAATACGCGAAGCACTAATCCTTGTTTTTTACGCCCGAGTTCACCCCGTCGACCGCTGGCCTGGCTTATTTCATTGACTCTGGGCACGCTCAGCGCGCAGGCGCTGGCAGAAGATACTGTCGTTGTCAGCGCGGATGGCGGCAGTGCCGTTGCGCAGGAGAGCGCGTGGGGGCCGTCACCTACCATCGCCGCCAAGCGTAGCGCTACCGGTACTAAAACCGATACTCCGATTGAGAAGACCCCGCAGTCGATCTCTGTGGTCACGCAGGAAGAGATGGCGATGAAAAACGTCACCAGCGTGAAAGGGGCTTTCAACTATACGCCTGGCGTGTTGACCGGCAACCGCGGCAGTTCCAATGTCATTGATGCCCTGTCGATTCGTGGTTTCAGCGAAACGAATACCAACCAATATCTTGATGGCCTGAAACTGCAGGGTGATAACTACTCAGAGTTTGCGATCGATCCCTATTTCCTGGAACGCGCCGAACTGCTGCGCGGTCCGGTTTCGGTGCTGTATGGCAAGAGCAATCCAGGCGGCGTTGTATCGCTGGTGAGCAAACGTCCAACGCAGGAGACGCTGCGTGAAGTGCAGTTCCAAATGGGCACTGACAACCTCTTCTCCACCGGTTTCGACTTCGGCGGCTCGATTGATGATGACGGCGTGTACAGTTATCGCCTCACCGGTCTGGCGCATAGCGCTGACGCCCAGCAAGATATGAACAAAGAGAAGCGCTATACCATTGCGCCATCATTCAGCTGGCGTCCAGATGAAAATACCCGTTTCGATCTGCTGACCTATTTCCAGAACGAACCGGAAACCGGCTATTACGGTTGGCTGCCGCGTCAGGGAACCGTTGTAGGCATTAAACGTCCTGATGGCAGCGAATACAAATTGCCGACCAACTTTGATGAAGGCGAAGACAGCAACAAGATCTCGCGTAACACCAAGATGGTGGGCTACAACTTTGAGCACAGCTTCAACGATACCTGGACGGTGCGGCAGAATCTGCGCTATGCCGATCTGCGTACCGATTATCGCAGTATTTATGGCAGCAACTTTAATCCGGACACTTTAGAGATCATTCGCGGCTCTGCCGTTTCCAATGAAAAGCTGAATCAGTTTGCGGTGGATAACCAGGCGCAAGCCAAATTTGCGACGGGCCAGGTTGATCATACACTGCTGCTGGGTGTTGATTTCCAGCGAACCCGCAACGACATTGATGCGCAGTTTGGTACCGCATCACCGCTGAGTGCAGTCAATCCACACTATGGCGACGATAGCGTAACGCCGTTTGATGATCCGTATCAGCATCTTAACAAGCAGCGCCAAACCGGCTTGTACGCGCAGGATCAGATGGAATGGAACCGTTGGGTGTTAACCCTGGGCGGACGCTACGATTACGCCATGAACTCGGTTTACGATCGTGTGACGGATAAGGTCGATCGCCAGAACGATCAGGCCTTCACCTGGCGCGGTGGCCTGAACTACGTGTTCGATAATGGGATCGCGCCGTACTTCAGCTATAGCGAAGCCTTCATTCCAAACTCGGGTTCAACCTGGGATGGCCTGGCATTTGATCCTTCCCGTGCTAAACAGTATGAAGCGGGCGTGAAATACGTACCAAAAGATCGCCCTGTTGTCCTCACGGCTGCGGTTTATCAACTGACGAAGACCAAGAATCTGACGGCCGATCCGGATACGGTTAACCACCCGTTTGCCAGTATTCAGAGTGGTGAAATTCGCTCACGCGGCGTTGAGCTGGAAGCTAAAGCGGCTCTGAATGCCAATATCAACATGACGGCGTCTTATACCTACACCGATGCGGAGTATACCGAAGACACCAACCTGAAGGGCAAAACGCCAAATCAGGTGCCGAAGCATATGGCATCGCTGTGGACCGATTACACCTTCCATGAAACGGCGCTTTCAGGCGTAACGGTGGGCGCAGGCGTGCGTTATGTCGGTGAAAGTAAAGGTATCTACAGCCCCAATGACGCGGCTAACGTTAACCAAAACTTCGACGTAGCCGGTTACACCACCGTTGATGCTGCGCTGAAATACGATCTCGCACGCTTTGGCATGCCGGGATCAACCATCGGCGTGAACGTGAATAACCTATTCGATCGTGAATACGTTGCCAGCTGCTACCGCGAATACGCCTGCTATTGGGGCGCTGAGCGGCAGATTGTCGGAACCGCGACTTTCCGCTTCTAA